From Methanobrevibacter sp.:
CTATCTGCATTTAAGAAGGGAAGAACTGAAGGAAGAAATAAATTCTGTAAGATTCAACAATGAATATTATCCAAATACTCAATTGAAGGACAACATAATAGCTACTACAGATTATGATGACATAAAGGACTGCAAGGTCATCATACTTGCTATTCCATCTTCTGCATTCAGATCCGTGCTTGAAAATCTTAAAGGAGTACTCCGAGAGGATGCAATACTTGTAACCACTGCAAAGGGAATCGAATATCCCTCTCTTAAAACCATGGGGAAGCTTATTGAAGAGTATTTTGATGACCAGTACGTGGCATTGTCCGGACCTAACTTCGCATCTGAAATCATGCTTAGACTGTCTACTGTGTCAAACATAGCATCAAGAAGCCATGAAAATGCTAAAATAGTCAAATCCGTGCTTGACACTCCACAATTCAAGGTGAAAATCATCGATGATGTTGTAGGACTTGAAATATGCGGTGTTACAAAGAACATCAATGCAATAGCTAATGGTATTTGTGAAGGAATGAACATTAATGAAAATGCCAGATACGGAGTTCTAACAAAAGGTTTTACCGAGACAAAGGACATTATAAAAAGCATTGGCGGAGACGAATCAACTGCAAGTGAATACTGCGGATTTGGAGATCTTGTACTGACTTCCACTTCGCTTGAAAGCAGGAACCATACTCTTGGAATGCTTTACGGCCAGAGACTGATCATTGATGAAAAGGCCAGCGGAGTAGTCTTTGAAGGAAAGAATTCAATAATGGCGATGAAGGACATCTGCAGCAATTATAATATTCAAAGCGTTATTGTGGACTTTGTATATGATGTCATTGTAAATAGGATTCCTCCTAAGATAGCTTTCAGAACCTTGTGGGATAATATTGAATAAATGCTTTATTAATTTTTACAAAATCTTATAAAAAACATTTAAAACCTTTAAAAACTGAAAATAAAGATAATCAATAAATTTAAAAATTTAATAGTGTGATAAAATGATAGGTGTAATACTAGCTGCTGGAATGGGAACCAGACTCAGACCATTGAC
This genomic window contains:
- a CDS encoding NAD(P)H-dependent glycerol-3-phosphate dehydrogenase, translating into MEKVAVIGAGALGTALAQTVAENADEVYLHLRREELKEEINSVRFNNEYYPNTQLKDNIIATTDYDDIKDCKVIILAIPSSAFRSVLENLKGVLREDAILVTTAKGIEYPSLKTMGKLIEEYFDDQYVALSGPNFASEIMLRLSTVSNIASRSHENAKIVKSVLDTPQFKVKIIDDVVGLEICGVTKNINAIANGICEGMNINENARYGVLTKGFTETKDIIKSIGGDESTASEYCGFGDLVLTSTSLESRNHTLGMLYGQRLIIDEKASGVVFEGKNSIMAMKDICSNYNIQSVIVDFVYDVIVNRIPPKIAFRTLWDNIE